In Litoribacterium kuwaitense, a single window of DNA contains:
- a CDS encoding kinase-associated lipoprotein B has protein sequence MEPQQFETGTLVKGRYKTGVYIGEITGAKRGNYVVKVLAVVTHPTQGDLHHPNEANVAFFQERKALAYCEQANMAPHTLTLHEGDIPEYRDSLKAALTELKNKLASHPNEAFAERSLEALQSLEQTYRI, from the coding sequence ATGGAACCACAACAATTTGAAACAGGTACTCTCGTCAAAGGGCGTTATAAAACGGGTGTATACATCGGGGAAATCACCGGTGCCAAGCGAGGAAATTACGTCGTGAAAGTGCTGGCCGTTGTAACTCATCCAACGCAAGGGGACCTCCACCATCCAAATGAAGCAAATGTCGCTTTTTTTCAGGAAAGAAAGGCTCTTGCGTATTGTGAACAGGCGAATATGGCCCCTCACACGTTAACGCTTCATGAAGGTGATATTCCAGAATATCGTGATTCATTAAAGGCTGCACTAACAGAGTTGAAGAATAAGCTTGCTTCTCATCCAAATGAAGCATTTGCGGAACGTTCATTAGAAGCCCTACAGTCTCTCGAGCAAACGTACCGGATTTGA
- a CDS encoding phosphocarrier protein HPr, which produces MIEKAFNITNETGLHARPATQLVNKAGQFQADINLSYKDKSVNLKSIMGVMSLGVPKGASVTISIDGRDEEEAMAGITEAITVELGEEA; this is translated from the coding sequence ATGATCGAAAAAGCATTTAACATTACAAATGAAACAGGTTTGCATGCGCGTCCAGCAACACAACTAGTAAATAAAGCTGGTCAATTTCAAGCAGATATTAACCTTTCTTACAAAGATAAGTCTGTCAATTTAAAGTCTATCATGGGGGTTATGTCTCTTGGTGTTCCCAAGGGTGCATCGGTTACCATTTCAATTGACGGTCGTGATGAAGAAGAAGCAATGGCTGGCATCACCGAGGCGATTACAGTTGAACTTGGTGAAGAAGCGTAA